A part of Ziziphus jujuba cultivar Dongzao chromosome 8, ASM3175591v1 genomic DNA contains:
- the LOC107413707 gene encoding GCN5-related N-acetyltransferase 4, chloroplastic codes for MRTIPLGISVSPASINCPSLNHRKPIPFSSSSSSPSSSSSRLCNSTDDFLVSIAKPGVCRATQVVDLFPSVSPDIVVREARIEDCWEVAETHCSCFFPEYSFPLDFVLRIDRLVAMLAGFSLPSGCRRTCLVAVIGSSIHETVLFGSGDFKIFGFNGKFSLNRGYVAGILTVDTVADFLPRKGPLRQRRTGIAYISNVAVRERFRRKGIAKRLIAKAEAQAWSWGCRAIALHCDLNNPGATKLYKSLGFKCIKVPEGANWPQPRTSPDVKFNFMMKLLNTPISA; via the exons ATGCGGACCATACCGCTGGGAATCTCAGTATCCCCAGCCTCCATAAACTGTCCTTCTCTCAATCACAGAAAGCctattcctttttcttcttcttcttcatctccatcttcatcttcaagtaGGCTTTGTAACTCCACTGATGACTTTCTCGTTTCTATCGCCAAACCAG GCGTTTGCAGAGCCACTCAAGTGGTTGATTTATTTCCCTCTGTGTCTCCGGACATTGTTGTCCGGGAGGCCAGGATAGAGGACTGTTGGGAAGTAGCTGAGACTCACTGCAGCTGTTTCTTTCCTGAATATTCTTTCCCGTTAGACTTTGTGTTGAGGATTGACAGGCTCGTAGCGATGCTAGCAGGATTTTCTCTACCAAGTGGCTGCAGAAGAACTTGTTTGGTTGCTGTAATTGGTAGCTCAATTCATGAAACTGTACTCTTTGGAAGCGGAGATTTCAAGATCTTTGGTTTCAATGGGAAATTCAGTCTCAATAGGGGATATGTGGCTGGAATCTTGACAGTAGATACTGTGGCTGATTTTCTACCAAGAAAAGGCCCTCTTAGGCAGAGAAG GACCGGAATTGCATACATATCAAATGTTGCTGTTAGGGAGAGATTTCGACGGAAAGGAATAGCTAAGAGGCTAATAGCAAAAGCAGAAGCTCAAGCTTGGAGCTGGGGCTGCCGAGCTATTGCATTGCACTGTGATTTGAACAATCCTGGAGCCACAAAGTTGTACAAAAGCCTGGGTTTCAAATGCATTAAGGTGCCAGAAGGAGCTAATTGGCCCCAGCCAAGGACCTCTCCTGATGTTAAGTTCAACTTCATGATGAAGCTTCTCAACACCCCTATCTCCGCTTAG
- the LOC107413703 gene encoding uncharacterized protein LOC107413703 isoform X4, with amino-acid sequence MAVASSTTVLPSLDKVDFLKLQNGSDIRGVAVAGVEGEPVNLTEPVAEAIAAAFAAWLVENKKADASQRLKVSVGHDSRISAQTLQDAISRGIAGSGLDVVQYGLASTPAMFNSTLTEDDVFLCPVDGSIMITASHLPYNRNGFKFFTNDGGLGKADIKDILERAADIYNKFTAEGLGTSKGKFSGSIQKADYMSVYTSDLVKAVRKAAGNIEKPLEGFHIVVDAGNGAGGFFAAKVLEPLGAVTIGSQFLEPDGLFPNHIPNPEDKTAMKAITKAVLDNKADLGIIFDTDVDRSAAVDSTGHEFNRNRLIALMSAIVLEEHPGTTIVTDSVTSDGLTTFIEKKLGGKHHRFKRGYKNVIDEAIRLNSIGEESHLAIETSGHGALKENNWLDDGAYLMVKILNKLASARASGLGSGSKVLTDLVEGLEEPAVAIELRLKINQNDPDLKGGSFRDYGEAVLKHLENSMDSDPKLQKAPVNYEGVRVSGFGGWFLLRLSLHDPVLPLNIEAPRNDDAVKLGLAVLAAVKEFSALDTSALDKFVQAS; translated from the exons ATGGCAG TTGCTTCATCTACCACTGTGTTGCCATCTCTTGACAAAGTTGATTTTCTGAAGCTTCAAAATGGCAG TGATATTCGAGGTGTTGCTGTTGCTGGTGTTGAGGGTGAGCCAGTCAATCTCACTGAACCAGTTGCAGAAGCAATAGCAGCTGCCTTTGCTGCATGGTTGGTTGAAAACAAGAAAGCTGATGCCTCTCAACGATTGAAAGTTTCTGTTGGCCATGATTCCCGAATATCGGCACAAACATTACAG GATGCAATATCTCGAGGAATAGCCGGCTCAGGCCTAGATGTTGTTCAATATGG ATTAGCATCTACACCAGCAATGTTTAATAGCACGCTAACTGAAGATGATGTATTTTTATGTCCAGTTGATGGGTCCATTATGATAACAG CTAGTCATCTTCCTTACAACAGGAATGGATTCAAATTTTTCACTAATGATGGAGGGCTTGGGAAAGCTGATATTAAAGACATCCTGGAGCGTGCTGCAGATATTTACAATAAGTTTACAGCCGAAGGATTGGGGACTTCCAAAGGAAAATTTTCTGGATCGATACAGAAAGCTGATTATATGTCTGTATATACATCTGATCTTGTAAAGGCAGTTCGGAAAGCTGCAGGAAATATAG AGAAGCCACTGGAAGGGTTCCATATCGTTGTTGATGCAGGGAATGGAGCTGGAGGGTTTTTTGCA GCTAAGGTGCTTGAGCCTCTTGGGGCAGTTACAATTGGTAGTCAATTTTTGGAGCCAGATG GCCTGTTTCCGAATCATATACCCAATCCAGAGGATAAGACAGCAATGAAAGCTATCACTAAGGCAGTCCTTGACAATAAAGCTGATCTGGGAATCATCTTTGATACTGATGTTGACAG ATCTGCTGCTGTGGATTCCACTGGCCACGAATTCAATCGGAATCGTCTGATTGCCTTAATGTCTGCTATTGTTCTCGAGGAG CATCCAGGAACAACTATTGTTACGGACAGTGTGACTTCAGATGGTCTGACCACATTTATCGAGAAGAAACTTG GGGGGAAGCACCATCGGTTCAAAAGAGGCTATAAAAATGTCATTGATGAAGCTATTCGTTTG AATTCCATTGGTGAGGAGTCACATCTGGCTATTGAAACTAGTGGTCATGGAGCTCTCAAGGAGAATAACTGGCTTGATGACGGTGCATACCTCATG GTCAAAATCCTAAATAAACTTGCTTCAGCAAGAGCTTCAGGACTGGGTAGTGGCAGCAAAGTTTTGACTGATTTAGTAGAAGGTCTGGAGGAACCAGCTGTTGCTATCGAACTGAGGTTAAAGATCAATCAAAATGATCCAGATCTTAAAGGAGG ATCTTTCCGAGACTATGGAGAAGCAGTGTTGAAACACTTGGAGAACTCTATGGATTCAGATCCAAAACTGCAAAAAGCCCCTGTGAATTACGAAGGG GTCCGAGTTTCTGGTTTTGGTGGGTGGTTTCTTCTTAGACTTTCACTTCATGATCCTGTACTTCCCCTTAATATTGAG GCACCAAGAAATGATGATGCTGTGAAACTTGGACTTGCGGTTCTGGCTGCTGTGAAGGAGTTCTCGGCTTTGGATACGTCTGCTTTAGACAAGTTTGTTCAAGCATCATAA
- the LOC107413703 gene encoding uncharacterized protein LOC107413703 isoform X1: MLLVSFGYMLFESITSIRISFGSMIDYQHAMSGKIVQNVFVSPWYQTNRQFGTQVRSDYFAPCVGNSLPFQGGKLAWPAVASMHLRNLSKYQSGFPNRGTVHCNVASSTTVLPSLDKVDFLKLQNGSDIRGVAVAGVEGEPVNLTEPVAEAIAAAFAAWLVENKKADASQRLKVSVGHDSRISAQTLQDAISRGIAGSGLDVVQYGLASTPAMFNSTLTEDDVFLCPVDGSIMITASHLPYNRNGFKFFTNDGGLGKADIKDILERAADIYNKFTAEGLGTSKGKFSGSIQKADYMSVYTSDLVKAVRKAAGNIEKPLEGFHIVVDAGNGAGGFFAAKVLEPLGAVTIGSQFLEPDGLFPNHIPNPEDKTAMKAITKAVLDNKADLGIIFDTDVDRSAAVDSTGHEFNRNRLIALMSAIVLEEHPGTTIVTDSVTSDGLTTFIEKKLGGKHHRFKRGYKNVIDEAIRLNSIGEESHLAIETSGHGALKENNWLDDGAYLMVKILNKLASARASGLGSGSKVLTDLVEGLEEPAVAIELRLKINQNDPDLKGGSFRDYGEAVLKHLENSMDSDPKLQKAPVNYEGVRVSGFGGWFLLRLSLHDPVLPLNIEAPRNDDAVKLGLAVLAAVKEFSALDTSALDKFVQAS; the protein is encoded by the exons ATGCTGTTAGTTTCATTTGGGTATATGTTGTTTGAGAGCATAACTTCGATACGGATTTCGTTCGGTTCAATGATAGATTATCAACATG CAATGTCAGGGAAGATTGTCCAAAATGTTTTTGTGTCACCATGGTACCAAACAAATAGGCAGTTTGGCACCCAAGTCCGAAGTGACTATTTTGCCCCTTGTGTGGGCAACTCACTTCCCTTTCAAGGAGGGAAGTTAGCATGGCCTGCCGTCGCTTCCATGCACTTGCGCAACTTATCAAAATACCAGAGTGGTTTTCCTAACCGAGGAACTGTTCACTGCAATG TTGCTTCATCTACCACTGTGTTGCCATCTCTTGACAAAGTTGATTTTCTGAAGCTTCAAAATGGCAG TGATATTCGAGGTGTTGCTGTTGCTGGTGTTGAGGGTGAGCCAGTCAATCTCACTGAACCAGTTGCAGAAGCAATAGCAGCTGCCTTTGCTGCATGGTTGGTTGAAAACAAGAAAGCTGATGCCTCTCAACGATTGAAAGTTTCTGTTGGCCATGATTCCCGAATATCGGCACAAACATTACAG GATGCAATATCTCGAGGAATAGCCGGCTCAGGCCTAGATGTTGTTCAATATGG ATTAGCATCTACACCAGCAATGTTTAATAGCACGCTAACTGAAGATGATGTATTTTTATGTCCAGTTGATGGGTCCATTATGATAACAG CTAGTCATCTTCCTTACAACAGGAATGGATTCAAATTTTTCACTAATGATGGAGGGCTTGGGAAAGCTGATATTAAAGACATCCTGGAGCGTGCTGCAGATATTTACAATAAGTTTACAGCCGAAGGATTGGGGACTTCCAAAGGAAAATTTTCTGGATCGATACAGAAAGCTGATTATATGTCTGTATATACATCTGATCTTGTAAAGGCAGTTCGGAAAGCTGCAGGAAATATAG AGAAGCCACTGGAAGGGTTCCATATCGTTGTTGATGCAGGGAATGGAGCTGGAGGGTTTTTTGCA GCTAAGGTGCTTGAGCCTCTTGGGGCAGTTACAATTGGTAGTCAATTTTTGGAGCCAGATG GCCTGTTTCCGAATCATATACCCAATCCAGAGGATAAGACAGCAATGAAAGCTATCACTAAGGCAGTCCTTGACAATAAAGCTGATCTGGGAATCATCTTTGATACTGATGTTGACAG ATCTGCTGCTGTGGATTCCACTGGCCACGAATTCAATCGGAATCGTCTGATTGCCTTAATGTCTGCTATTGTTCTCGAGGAG CATCCAGGAACAACTATTGTTACGGACAGTGTGACTTCAGATGGTCTGACCACATTTATCGAGAAGAAACTTG GGGGGAAGCACCATCGGTTCAAAAGAGGCTATAAAAATGTCATTGATGAAGCTATTCGTTTG AATTCCATTGGTGAGGAGTCACATCTGGCTATTGAAACTAGTGGTCATGGAGCTCTCAAGGAGAATAACTGGCTTGATGACGGTGCATACCTCATG GTCAAAATCCTAAATAAACTTGCTTCAGCAAGAGCTTCAGGACTGGGTAGTGGCAGCAAAGTTTTGACTGATTTAGTAGAAGGTCTGGAGGAACCAGCTGTTGCTATCGAACTGAGGTTAAAGATCAATCAAAATGATCCAGATCTTAAAGGAGG ATCTTTCCGAGACTATGGAGAAGCAGTGTTGAAACACTTGGAGAACTCTATGGATTCAGATCCAAAACTGCAAAAAGCCCCTGTGAATTACGAAGGG GTCCGAGTTTCTGGTTTTGGTGGGTGGTTTCTTCTTAGACTTTCACTTCATGATCCTGTACTTCCCCTTAATATTGAG GCACCAAGAAATGATGATGCTGTGAAACTTGGACTTGCGGTTCTGGCTGCTGTGAAGGAGTTCTCGGCTTTGGATACGTCTGCTTTAGACAAGTTTGTTCAAGCATCATAA
- the LOC107413703 gene encoding uncharacterized protein LOC107413703 isoform X3, translating into MSGKIVQNVFVSPWYQTNRQFGTQVRSDYFAPCVGNSLPFQGGKLAWPAVASMHLRNLSKYQSGFPNRGTVHCNVASSTTVLPSLDKVDFLKLQNGSDIRGVAVAGVEGEPVNLTEPVAEAIAAAFAAWLVENKKADASQRLKVSVGHDSRISAQTLQDAISRGIAGSGLDVVQYGLASTPAMFNSTLTEDDVFLCPVDGSIMITASHLPYNRNGFKFFTNDGGLGKADIKDILERAADIYNKFTAEGLGTSKGKFSGSIQKADYMSVYTSDLVKAVRKAAGNIEKPLEGFHIVVDAGNGAGGFFAAKVLEPLGAVTIGSQFLEPDGLFPNHIPNPEDKTAMKAITKAVLDNKADLGIIFDTDVDRSAAVDSTGHEFNRNRLIALMSAIVLEEHPGTTIVTDSVTSDGLTTFIEKKLGGKHHRFKRGYKNVIDEAIRLNSIGEESHLAIETSGHGALKENNWLDDGAYLMVKILNKLASARASGLGSGSKVLTDLVEGLEEPAVAIELRLKINQNDPDLKGGSFRDYGEAVLKHLENSMDSDPKLQKAPVNYEGVRVSGFGGWFLLRLSLHDPVLPLNIEAPRNDDAVKLGLAVLAAVKEFSALDTSALDKFVQAS; encoded by the exons ATGTCAGGGAAGATTGTCCAAAATGTTTTTGTGTCACCATGGTACCAAACAAATAGGCAGTTTGGCACCCAAGTCCGAAGTGACTATTTTGCCCCTTGTGTGGGCAACTCACTTCCCTTTCAAGGAGGGAAGTTAGCATGGCCTGCCGTCGCTTCCATGCACTTGCGCAACTTATCAAAATACCAGAGTGGTTTTCCTAACCGAGGAACTGTTCACTGCAATG TTGCTTCATCTACCACTGTGTTGCCATCTCTTGACAAAGTTGATTTTCTGAAGCTTCAAAATGGCAG TGATATTCGAGGTGTTGCTGTTGCTGGTGTTGAGGGTGAGCCAGTCAATCTCACTGAACCAGTTGCAGAAGCAATAGCAGCTGCCTTTGCTGCATGGTTGGTTGAAAACAAGAAAGCTGATGCCTCTCAACGATTGAAAGTTTCTGTTGGCCATGATTCCCGAATATCGGCACAAACATTACAG GATGCAATATCTCGAGGAATAGCCGGCTCAGGCCTAGATGTTGTTCAATATGG ATTAGCATCTACACCAGCAATGTTTAATAGCACGCTAACTGAAGATGATGTATTTTTATGTCCAGTTGATGGGTCCATTATGATAACAG CTAGTCATCTTCCTTACAACAGGAATGGATTCAAATTTTTCACTAATGATGGAGGGCTTGGGAAAGCTGATATTAAAGACATCCTGGAGCGTGCTGCAGATATTTACAATAAGTTTACAGCCGAAGGATTGGGGACTTCCAAAGGAAAATTTTCTGGATCGATACAGAAAGCTGATTATATGTCTGTATATACATCTGATCTTGTAAAGGCAGTTCGGAAAGCTGCAGGAAATATAG AGAAGCCACTGGAAGGGTTCCATATCGTTGTTGATGCAGGGAATGGAGCTGGAGGGTTTTTTGCA GCTAAGGTGCTTGAGCCTCTTGGGGCAGTTACAATTGGTAGTCAATTTTTGGAGCCAGATG GCCTGTTTCCGAATCATATACCCAATCCAGAGGATAAGACAGCAATGAAAGCTATCACTAAGGCAGTCCTTGACAATAAAGCTGATCTGGGAATCATCTTTGATACTGATGTTGACAG ATCTGCTGCTGTGGATTCCACTGGCCACGAATTCAATCGGAATCGTCTGATTGCCTTAATGTCTGCTATTGTTCTCGAGGAG CATCCAGGAACAACTATTGTTACGGACAGTGTGACTTCAGATGGTCTGACCACATTTATCGAGAAGAAACTTG GGGGGAAGCACCATCGGTTCAAAAGAGGCTATAAAAATGTCATTGATGAAGCTATTCGTTTG AATTCCATTGGTGAGGAGTCACATCTGGCTATTGAAACTAGTGGTCATGGAGCTCTCAAGGAGAATAACTGGCTTGATGACGGTGCATACCTCATG GTCAAAATCCTAAATAAACTTGCTTCAGCAAGAGCTTCAGGACTGGGTAGTGGCAGCAAAGTTTTGACTGATTTAGTAGAAGGTCTGGAGGAACCAGCTGTTGCTATCGAACTGAGGTTAAAGATCAATCAAAATGATCCAGATCTTAAAGGAGG ATCTTTCCGAGACTATGGAGAAGCAGTGTTGAAACACTTGGAGAACTCTATGGATTCAGATCCAAAACTGCAAAAAGCCCCTGTGAATTACGAAGGG GTCCGAGTTTCTGGTTTTGGTGGGTGGTTTCTTCTTAGACTTTCACTTCATGATCCTGTACTTCCCCTTAATATTGAG GCACCAAGAAATGATGATGCTGTGAAACTTGGACTTGCGGTTCTGGCTGCTGTGAAGGAGTTCTCGGCTTTGGATACGTCTGCTTTAGACAAGTTTGTTCAAGCATCATAA
- the LOC107413703 gene encoding uncharacterized protein LOC107413703 isoform X2 — MAAMSGKIVQNVFVSPWYQTNRQFGTQVRSDYFAPCVGNSLPFQGGKLAWPAVASMHLRNLSKYQSGFPNRGTVHCNVASSTTVLPSLDKVDFLKLQNGSDIRGVAVAGVEGEPVNLTEPVAEAIAAAFAAWLVENKKADASQRLKVSVGHDSRISAQTLQDAISRGIAGSGLDVVQYGLASTPAMFNSTLTEDDVFLCPVDGSIMITASHLPYNRNGFKFFTNDGGLGKADIKDILERAADIYNKFTAEGLGTSKGKFSGSIQKADYMSVYTSDLVKAVRKAAGNIEKPLEGFHIVVDAGNGAGGFFAAKVLEPLGAVTIGSQFLEPDGLFPNHIPNPEDKTAMKAITKAVLDNKADLGIIFDTDVDRSAAVDSTGHEFNRNRLIALMSAIVLEEHPGTTIVTDSVTSDGLTTFIEKKLGGKHHRFKRGYKNVIDEAIRLNSIGEESHLAIETSGHGALKENNWLDDGAYLMVKILNKLASARASGLGSGSKVLTDLVEGLEEPAVAIELRLKINQNDPDLKGGSFRDYGEAVLKHLENSMDSDPKLQKAPVNYEGVRVSGFGGWFLLRLSLHDPVLPLNIEAPRNDDAVKLGLAVLAAVKEFSALDTSALDKFVQAS; from the exons ATGGCAG CAATGTCAGGGAAGATTGTCCAAAATGTTTTTGTGTCACCATGGTACCAAACAAATAGGCAGTTTGGCACCCAAGTCCGAAGTGACTATTTTGCCCCTTGTGTGGGCAACTCACTTCCCTTTCAAGGAGGGAAGTTAGCATGGCCTGCCGTCGCTTCCATGCACTTGCGCAACTTATCAAAATACCAGAGTGGTTTTCCTAACCGAGGAACTGTTCACTGCAATG TTGCTTCATCTACCACTGTGTTGCCATCTCTTGACAAAGTTGATTTTCTGAAGCTTCAAAATGGCAG TGATATTCGAGGTGTTGCTGTTGCTGGTGTTGAGGGTGAGCCAGTCAATCTCACTGAACCAGTTGCAGAAGCAATAGCAGCTGCCTTTGCTGCATGGTTGGTTGAAAACAAGAAAGCTGATGCCTCTCAACGATTGAAAGTTTCTGTTGGCCATGATTCCCGAATATCGGCACAAACATTACAG GATGCAATATCTCGAGGAATAGCCGGCTCAGGCCTAGATGTTGTTCAATATGG ATTAGCATCTACACCAGCAATGTTTAATAGCACGCTAACTGAAGATGATGTATTTTTATGTCCAGTTGATGGGTCCATTATGATAACAG CTAGTCATCTTCCTTACAACAGGAATGGATTCAAATTTTTCACTAATGATGGAGGGCTTGGGAAAGCTGATATTAAAGACATCCTGGAGCGTGCTGCAGATATTTACAATAAGTTTACAGCCGAAGGATTGGGGACTTCCAAAGGAAAATTTTCTGGATCGATACAGAAAGCTGATTATATGTCTGTATATACATCTGATCTTGTAAAGGCAGTTCGGAAAGCTGCAGGAAATATAG AGAAGCCACTGGAAGGGTTCCATATCGTTGTTGATGCAGGGAATGGAGCTGGAGGGTTTTTTGCA GCTAAGGTGCTTGAGCCTCTTGGGGCAGTTACAATTGGTAGTCAATTTTTGGAGCCAGATG GCCTGTTTCCGAATCATATACCCAATCCAGAGGATAAGACAGCAATGAAAGCTATCACTAAGGCAGTCCTTGACAATAAAGCTGATCTGGGAATCATCTTTGATACTGATGTTGACAG ATCTGCTGCTGTGGATTCCACTGGCCACGAATTCAATCGGAATCGTCTGATTGCCTTAATGTCTGCTATTGTTCTCGAGGAG CATCCAGGAACAACTATTGTTACGGACAGTGTGACTTCAGATGGTCTGACCACATTTATCGAGAAGAAACTTG GGGGGAAGCACCATCGGTTCAAAAGAGGCTATAAAAATGTCATTGATGAAGCTATTCGTTTG AATTCCATTGGTGAGGAGTCACATCTGGCTATTGAAACTAGTGGTCATGGAGCTCTCAAGGAGAATAACTGGCTTGATGACGGTGCATACCTCATG GTCAAAATCCTAAATAAACTTGCTTCAGCAAGAGCTTCAGGACTGGGTAGTGGCAGCAAAGTTTTGACTGATTTAGTAGAAGGTCTGGAGGAACCAGCTGTTGCTATCGAACTGAGGTTAAAGATCAATCAAAATGATCCAGATCTTAAAGGAGG ATCTTTCCGAGACTATGGAGAAGCAGTGTTGAAACACTTGGAGAACTCTATGGATTCAGATCCAAAACTGCAAAAAGCCCCTGTGAATTACGAAGGG GTCCGAGTTTCTGGTTTTGGTGGGTGGTTTCTTCTTAGACTTTCACTTCATGATCCTGTACTTCCCCTTAATATTGAG GCACCAAGAAATGATGATGCTGTGAAACTTGGACTTGCGGTTCTGGCTGCTGTGAAGGAGTTCTCGGCTTTGGATACGTCTGCTTTAGACAAGTTTGTTCAAGCATCATAA